In Euwallacea fornicatus isolate EFF26 chromosome 36, ASM4011564v1, whole genome shotgun sequence, a genomic segment contains:
- the LOC136348932 gene encoding protein PET100 homolog, mitochondrial, with translation MGNWQLEVGKMAMYLAFPVTMFYYFNQPSLFEEWVIKTKRELYPPENPELRKAFEESFRISRERNTVTFEREN, from the coding sequence ATGGGAAACTGGCAGTTAGAGGTGGGCAAAATGGCCATGTACCTGGCTTTCCCAGTAACAATGTTCTACTATTTCAACCAACCAAGCCTCTTTGAGGAATGGGTGATTAAAACCAAACGAGAATTATATCCACCTGAAAATCCAGAATTAAGAAAAGCCTTTGAGGAGTCATTCAGAATCTCGAGGGAGAGAAACACTGTCACGTTTGAGAGGGAGAATTAG
- the LOC136348931 gene encoding major facilitator superfamily domain-containing protein 9-like: protein MRLLYILFFLDMLNLAVFLPVFNPFIKSIGGTPFIIGILNSSSALVSLLWNPIVGSLSDQLGRKGLLVKCLWASAIGSLLMAFSNSLIVVFLGKLIGSLGSGVGILLRSIVADIYRTAEEKNTFFNKCASFMSVGFLLGSVSSGFISELENGFSMAFLLMAAIMGVASLISMRTLPDDSATPNQITSETSILNKGVTELKSAAANLKTIAWDRYKSIFYIKGFYDFSISIIFTNIGLILINEFDVKGRTIGYVFMMVSLFRIAANILKLKFKNILVKIRVKNQIIGGGIVLFISYIAMALSESIIVFMPFLAIMVFARAFLDTILTEVITTKTTQTDRGKVIGAYENLYSFNMFVAPLFSGILSQIFGQRFVLGSAAIPIAISIAVANGETESEKTE, encoded by the exons atGAGGTtgctttatattttatttttcctg GATATGCTGAATCTGGCAGTATTCCTGCCAGTGTTCAACCCGTTCATCAAATCTATCGGAGGAACTCCATTTATTATAGGAATTTTGAATTCCAGTAGCGCATTAGTCAGTCTTTTATGGAACCCCATTGTG GGCAGTTTGAGCGACCAACTAGGGCGAAAAGGGCTTCTGGTAAAATGCCTTTGGGCCAGTGCCATCGGAAGTCTTCTTATGGCCTTCTCAAATTCACTAATTGTGGTCTTTTTGGGGAAATTAATCGGGT CTCTTGGAAGTGGAGTTGGAATTCTATTGAGATCCATAGTGGCGGACATATATAGAACCGCGgaagaaaaaaacactttcttCAATAAATGCGCGTCTTTTATGTCCGTCGGATTTCTGTTAGGGTCAGTTTCCAGTGGGTTTATAAGCGAGTTGGAGAACGGGTTTTCTATGGCTTTCCTGCTAATGGCTGCTATCATGGGAGTCGCATCTC TAATCTCAATGCGAACTTTGCCTGATGATTCAGCAACCCCCAACCAAATAACCTCCGAAACCTCAATCCTGAACAAAGGAGTAACCGAACTTAAATCGGCAGCAGCCAATCTAAAAACCATCGCCTGGGATCGCTATAAATCcatcttttatattaaaggATTTTACGATTTCAGCATATCCATTATTTTCACCAACATCGGCCTCATACTAATCAATGAATTCGATGTGAAAGGACGCACCATCGGATACGTGTTTATGATGGTCAGTTTGTTTCGAATAGCTGCAAATATCCTCAAGctgaagtttaaaaatattttggtaaaaattaGAGTAAAAAACCAGATAATCGGTGGCGGGATTGTGCTTTTTATCAGTTATATTGCAATGGCACTTTCTGAGAGTATTATTGTATTTATGCCCTTTTTGGCCATAATGGTCTTTGCAAGAGCATTTTTGGACACCATATTGACTGAAGTGATTACCACTAAAACAACGCAAACCGATAGAGGAAAAGTTATTGGGGCttatgaaaatttgtattcaTTTAACATGTTTGTGGCCCCTCTTTTTTCAGGGATTCTCTCTCAGATTTTTGGGCAGAGATTTGTGTTGGGTTCTGCCGCTATACCTATAGCTATTTCAATTGCAGTGGCCAATGGAGAGACAGAATCAGAGAAGACTGAATAG
- the LOC136349029 gene encoding uncharacterized protein isoform X5, whose translation MAQLIGVVLSVVCAVLMVRGEEGHHIDQRILKDQLVIGIDQNSSVPEGQASLAEMSSSEHSFNPVLTTPVNITALLRSDKASRVIENDPINVNYQQDTKNNTDTEIEDLLHRNDVNDEEKYIQNYQHPFEPEIPINYPDKIDKEAERIEDSEKTEDELRRHKDENISDGPHGPLAAVLISMLVAVAALCYAALLIWRRYLENKYGSRTLLVEDEELADPNDMKHFSI comes from the exons ATGGCACAACTAATTGGGGTGGTTTTGAGTGTGGTTTGTGCAGTTTTGATGGTGAGGGGGGAAG AAGGCCACCACATTGATCAGCGAATTCTAAAAGATCAATTGGTAATTGGCATTGACCAAAACTCATCCGTACCAGAAGGGCAGGCTTCTTTAGCAGAAATGAGTTCTTCGGAACATTCTTTCAACCCTGTTCTAACTACTCCGGTTAACATTACTGCCCTACTGCGGAGCGATAAAGCATCTAGAGTAATAG AGAATGATCcaattaatgtaaattaccaacaagacacaaaaaataacacgGACACGGAAATTGAAGATTTGCTGCACAGAAATGACGTCAATGACGAAG aaaaatacatCCAAAACTACCAACATCCATTCGAACCGGAGATTCCCATTAATTATCCGgataaaatcgacaaagaGGCGGAGCGAATTGAGGATAGTGAGAAGACTGAAGATGAGCTAAGGCGCCATAAAGATG aaaatatcAGCGATGGGCCTCATGGTCCTCTGGCGGCAGTCCTCATATCAATGTTGGTAGCTGTTGCAGCCTTATGCTATGCCGCTCTATTAATATGGAGAAGATATCTTGA GAATAAATATGGAAGCCGTACTTTGTTGGTCGAGGATGAAGAGTTAGCAGATCCGAACGATATGAAACATTTCTCT ATCTAG
- the LOC136349029 gene encoding uncharacterized protein isoform X2, with the protein MAQLIGVVLSVVCAVLMVRGEEGHHIDQRILKDQLVIGIDQNSSVPEGQASLAEMSSSEHSFNPVLTTPVNITALLRSDKASRVIGDENDPINVNYQQDTKNNTDTEIEDLLHRNDVNDEEKYIQNYQHPFEPEIPINYPDKIDKEAERIEDSEKTEDELRRHKDENISDGPHGPLAAVLISMLVAVAALCYAALLIWRRYLENKYGSRTLLVEDEELADPNDMKHFSI; encoded by the exons ATGGCACAACTAATTGGGGTGGTTTTGAGTGTGGTTTGTGCAGTTTTGATGGTGAGGGGGGAAG AAGGCCACCACATTGATCAGCGAATTCTAAAAGATCAATTGGTAATTGGCATTGACCAAAACTCATCCGTACCAGAAGGGCAGGCTTCTTTAGCAGAAATGAGTTCTTCGGAACATTCTTTCAACCCTGTTCTAACTACTCCGGTTAACATTACTGCCCTACTGCGGAGCGATAAAGCATCTAGAGTAATAGGTGATG AGAATGATCcaattaatgtaaattaccaacaagacacaaaaaataacacgGACACGGAAATTGAAGATTTGCTGCACAGAAATGACGTCAATGACGAAG aaaaatacatCCAAAACTACCAACATCCATTCGAACCGGAGATTCCCATTAATTATCCGgataaaatcgacaaagaGGCGGAGCGAATTGAGGATAGTGAGAAGACTGAAGATGAGCTAAGGCGCCATAAAGATG aaaatatcAGCGATGGGCCTCATGGTCCTCTGGCGGCAGTCCTCATATCAATGTTGGTAGCTGTTGCAGCCTTATGCTATGCCGCTCTATTAATATGGAGAAGATATCTTGA GAATAAATATGGAAGCCGTACTTTGTTGGTCGAGGATGAAGAGTTAGCAGATCCGAACGATATGAAACATTTCTCT ATCTAG
- the LOC136349028 gene encoding STAM-binding protein-like: protein MAKNMSDILDNYQPNKRLKQIIDHSNLVEVDFNVPPKRYYRSGLEMVRMANVYYKEGNLENAYYLYLKFMTLFLEKIRKHPEFNTVPLPQKSSIHDVVKDVLPKAEKIKEKLLEIYRKEYDSYSASLKLCENEAEERRKKAELKKKEDSSVKPRGPSPEFVTAKIPSSIDNVNYPDANLTVALVTPTPSAPAIESAYPILPSFDRTKKPLGTFGYNNEDLKKVIVPSKIMSLFESLAQENTNKNIETCGILAGKLEKNQLIITHMIVPKQTGTSNSCTTTNEEEIFDFQDQYNLITIGWIHTHPTQTAFLSSVDLHTHCPYQLLMPEAIAIVCSPKFNNTGFFNLTPNYGLQYIANCRESGFHPHTTDPPLFKNASHVSIENTPLDVLDLRK from the exons ATGGCCAAAAACATGTCTGATATATTAGATAACTATCAACCCAACAAACGGTTAAAACAGATAATTGATCATAGCAATTTAGTTGAAGTCGACTTCAATGTGCCGCCAAAAAG ATATTACCGATCAGGTTTGGAAATGGTCCGAATGGCCAATGTGTATTATAAAGAAGGAAACTTAGAGAATGCTTACTAtctgtatttaaaattcatgactctctttttggaaaaaataaggaAACATCCAGAGTTTAATACAGTACCTCTACCCCAGAAATCATCCATTCACGATGTGGTAAAAGATGTGCTTCCTAAAgctgaaaaaataaaggagaAGTTATTAGAAATCTATCGGAAAGAATATGACAGTTATAGTGCTAGTTTG AAATTGTGTGAAAATGAAGCAGaagaaagaaggaaaaaggcagagttgaagaaaaaagaagaCTCTAGTGTTAAACCTAGGGGTCCATCACCTGAATTTGTTACAGCCAAAATTCCAAGTTCAATAGATAATGTTAATTATCCCGATGCCAATCTAACTGTAGCTTTAGTCACCCCTACCCCTTCAGCACCAGCAATTGAAAG TGCATATCCAATTCTGCCCTCATTTGACCGGACCAAAAAGCCTTTAGGGACTTTTGGTTATAATAATGAGGATTTGAAGAAAGTGATAGttccttcaaaaataatgagtctttttgaaagtttggcccaggaaaacacaaataaaaacatcgaAACTTGTGGAATATTGGCAGGAAAGCTA GAGAAAAATCAGTTAATAATAACTCATATGATTGTGCCGAAACAAACTGGTACTTCAAACTCCTGTACAACTACAAATGAAgaggaaatttttgatttccaAGACCagtataatttaattactatTGGCTGGATTCAT ACCCATCCTACTCAGACCGCATTTCTGTCAAGTGTAGACTTGCACACACACTGTCCTTATCAGCTACTGATGCCTGAGGCTATCGCCATAGTGTGTTCCCccaaatttaataa TACAGGATTTTTTAATCTGACTCCAAACTATGGTCTTCAATATATCGCCAATTGTCGCGAGAGTGGATTTCATCCCCATACCACGGATCCTCCCTTGTTCAAG AACGCAAGTCATGTGAGCATCGAGAACACACCTTTAGACGTATTAGATTTGCGCAAATAA
- the LOC136349029 gene encoding uncharacterized protein isoform X1 — protein MAQLIGVVLSVVCAVLMVRGEEGHHIDQRILKDQLVIGIDQNSSVPEGQASLAEMSSSEHSFNPVLTTPVNITALLRSDKASRVIGDAENDPINVNYQQDTKNNTDTEIEDLLHRNDVNDEEKYIQNYQHPFEPEIPINYPDKIDKEAERIEDSEKTEDELRRHKDENISDGPHGPLAAVLISMLVAVAALCYAALLIWRRYLENKYGSRTLLVEDEELADPNDMKHFSI, from the exons ATGGCACAACTAATTGGGGTGGTTTTGAGTGTGGTTTGTGCAGTTTTGATGGTGAGGGGGGAAG AAGGCCACCACATTGATCAGCGAATTCTAAAAGATCAATTGGTAATTGGCATTGACCAAAACTCATCCGTACCAGAAGGGCAGGCTTCTTTAGCAGAAATGAGTTCTTCGGAACATTCTTTCAACCCTGTTCTAACTACTCCGGTTAACATTACTGCCCTACTGCGGAGCGATAAAGCATCTAGAGTAATAGGTGATG CAGAGAATGATCcaattaatgtaaattaccaacaagacacaaaaaataacacgGACACGGAAATTGAAGATTTGCTGCACAGAAATGACGTCAATGACGAAG aaaaatacatCCAAAACTACCAACATCCATTCGAACCGGAGATTCCCATTAATTATCCGgataaaatcgacaaagaGGCGGAGCGAATTGAGGATAGTGAGAAGACTGAAGATGAGCTAAGGCGCCATAAAGATG aaaatatcAGCGATGGGCCTCATGGTCCTCTGGCGGCAGTCCTCATATCAATGTTGGTAGCTGTTGCAGCCTTATGCTATGCCGCTCTATTAATATGGAGAAGATATCTTGA GAATAAATATGGAAGCCGTACTTTGTTGGTCGAGGATGAAGAGTTAGCAGATCCGAACGATATGAAACATTTCTCT ATCTAG
- the LOC136349029 gene encoding uncharacterized protein isoform X6: protein MVQILRLLGEGHHIDQRILKDQLVIGIDQNSSVPEGQASLAEMSSSEHSFNPVLTTPVNITALLRSDKASRVIGDAENDPINVNYQQDTKNNTDTEIEDLLHRNDVNDEEKYIQNYQHPFEPEIPINYPDKIDKEAERIEDSEKTEDELRRHKDENISDGPHGPLAAVLISMLVAVAALCYAALLIWRRYLENKYGSRTLLVEDEELADPNDMKHFSI from the exons ATGGTACAAATTTTAAGGCTACTAGgag AAGGCCACCACATTGATCAGCGAATTCTAAAAGATCAATTGGTAATTGGCATTGACCAAAACTCATCCGTACCAGAAGGGCAGGCTTCTTTAGCAGAAATGAGTTCTTCGGAACATTCTTTCAACCCTGTTCTAACTACTCCGGTTAACATTACTGCCCTACTGCGGAGCGATAAAGCATCTAGAGTAATAGGTGATG CAGAGAATGATCcaattaatgtaaattaccaacaagacacaaaaaataacacgGACACGGAAATTGAAGATTTGCTGCACAGAAATGACGTCAATGACGAAG aaaaatacatCCAAAACTACCAACATCCATTCGAACCGGAGATTCCCATTAATTATCCGgataaaatcgacaaagaGGCGGAGCGAATTGAGGATAGTGAGAAGACTGAAGATGAGCTAAGGCGCCATAAAGATG aaaatatcAGCGATGGGCCTCATGGTCCTCTGGCGGCAGTCCTCATATCAATGTTGGTAGCTGTTGCAGCCTTATGCTATGCCGCTCTATTAATATGGAGAAGATATCTTGA GAATAAATATGGAAGCCGTACTTTGTTGGTCGAGGATGAAGAGTTAGCAGATCCGAACGATATGAAACATTTCTCT ATCTAG
- the LOC136349029 gene encoding uncharacterized protein isoform X3 produces MAQLIGVVLSVVCAVLMVRGEGHHIDQRILKDQLVIGIDQNSSVPEGQASLAEMSSSEHSFNPVLTTPVNITALLRSDKASRVIGDAENDPINVNYQQDTKNNTDTEIEDLLHRNDVNDEEKYIQNYQHPFEPEIPINYPDKIDKEAERIEDSEKTEDELRRHKDENISDGPHGPLAAVLISMLVAVAALCYAALLIWRRYLENKYGSRTLLVEDEELADPNDMKHFSI; encoded by the exons ATGGCACAACTAATTGGGGTGGTTTTGAGTGTGGTTTGTGCAGTTTTGATGGTGAGGGGGGAAG GCCACCACATTGATCAGCGAATTCTAAAAGATCAATTGGTAATTGGCATTGACCAAAACTCATCCGTACCAGAAGGGCAGGCTTCTTTAGCAGAAATGAGTTCTTCGGAACATTCTTTCAACCCTGTTCTAACTACTCCGGTTAACATTACTGCCCTACTGCGGAGCGATAAAGCATCTAGAGTAATAGGTGATG CAGAGAATGATCcaattaatgtaaattaccaacaagacacaaaaaataacacgGACACGGAAATTGAAGATTTGCTGCACAGAAATGACGTCAATGACGAAG aaaaatacatCCAAAACTACCAACATCCATTCGAACCGGAGATTCCCATTAATTATCCGgataaaatcgacaaagaGGCGGAGCGAATTGAGGATAGTGAGAAGACTGAAGATGAGCTAAGGCGCCATAAAGATG aaaatatcAGCGATGGGCCTCATGGTCCTCTGGCGGCAGTCCTCATATCAATGTTGGTAGCTGTTGCAGCCTTATGCTATGCCGCTCTATTAATATGGAGAAGATATCTTGA GAATAAATATGGAAGCCGTACTTTGTTGGTCGAGGATGAAGAGTTAGCAGATCCGAACGATATGAAACATTTCTCT ATCTAG
- the LOC136349029 gene encoding uncharacterized protein isoform X4 — protein sequence MAQLIGVVLSVVCAVLMVRGEEGHHIDQRILKDQLVIGIDQNSSVPEGQASLAEMSSSEHSFNPVLTTPVNITALLRSDKASRVIAENDPINVNYQQDTKNNTDTEIEDLLHRNDVNDEEKYIQNYQHPFEPEIPINYPDKIDKEAERIEDSEKTEDELRRHKDENISDGPHGPLAAVLISMLVAVAALCYAALLIWRRYLENKYGSRTLLVEDEELADPNDMKHFSI from the exons ATGGCACAACTAATTGGGGTGGTTTTGAGTGTGGTTTGTGCAGTTTTGATGGTGAGGGGGGAAG AAGGCCACCACATTGATCAGCGAATTCTAAAAGATCAATTGGTAATTGGCATTGACCAAAACTCATCCGTACCAGAAGGGCAGGCTTCTTTAGCAGAAATGAGTTCTTCGGAACATTCTTTCAACCCTGTTCTAACTACTCCGGTTAACATTACTGCCCTACTGCGGAGCGATAAAGCATCTAGAGTAATAG CAGAGAATGATCcaattaatgtaaattaccaacaagacacaaaaaataacacgGACACGGAAATTGAAGATTTGCTGCACAGAAATGACGTCAATGACGAAG aaaaatacatCCAAAACTACCAACATCCATTCGAACCGGAGATTCCCATTAATTATCCGgataaaatcgacaaagaGGCGGAGCGAATTGAGGATAGTGAGAAGACTGAAGATGAGCTAAGGCGCCATAAAGATG aaaatatcAGCGATGGGCCTCATGGTCCTCTGGCGGCAGTCCTCATATCAATGTTGGTAGCTGTTGCAGCCTTATGCTATGCCGCTCTATTAATATGGAGAAGATATCTTGA GAATAAATATGGAAGCCGTACTTTGTTGGTCGAGGATGAAGAGTTAGCAGATCCGAACGATATGAAACATTTCTCT ATCTAG